The Synergistaceae bacterium sequence GCGGAGGTCCTGATCTCCGTCATGAACGTCGATGATCCCCGCCAGATATCCGACCTGGTCGGGTCTCATCTGTCCATGAAGGTGGACAGGAAGCAGAAGCTGCTGGAGACAGTCAACCTCGAGAGGGCACTGAAATACCTTCTGAGGATCCTCCTCGAGGAGGTCGACATCCTCAAGCTTGAACACGCCATACAGGACAAGGTCCGGCAGGAGGTCGAGAGGGGGCACAAGGAGTACTACCTGCGCGAGCAGCTTAAAGTCATACAGGACGAGCTGGGGCAGGGCGAGAAGCCCTCTGAGATCGACGAGTTCAGGGAGAAGATCGAGGAGGCGGACATGCCGGAGGCGGCCTACAACAAGTCGCTTCACGAGCTGGACCGACTCTCCAAGATGCCGCTGATGTCCGCCGAGGCGACGGTCGTCCGGACCTATATAGACTGGCTGGTCTCCCTCCCCTGGAACAAGGCCACCCCGGACAACCTGGACATCGACCGAGCTCGCAAGGTGCTCGACGACGACCACTACGGCCTCGAGAAGGTCAAGGAGCGCATCCTGGAGTATTTGGCCGTGCGCAAGCTGGCCAAGGACAGGATGAGGGGTCAGGTGCTGTGCTTCGTCGGACCCCCGGGAGTCGGCAAGACGTCGCTGGGCAAGTCGATAGCCAAGGCGCTTGAGCGCAAGTTCGTGAACATGTCGCTTGGGGGCATGCGCGACGAGGCGGAGATCAGGGGCCATAGAAGGACGTATGTCGGGGCGATGCCAGGCCGCATCCTTCAGAAGATCCGCCAAGCCGGAGCGATGAACCCGGTTCTTCTGATGGACGAGATCGACAAGCTCGGACAGGATTTCCGAGGAGATCCCGCCGCCGCCCTGCTCGAGGTGCTGGACCCGGAGCAGAACAGCGCTTTCACGGACCACTTCATGGAGGTCCCGTTCGATCTGCACAACGTGATCTTCATCACCACCGCGAACGTAGTTCACACCATCCCCAAGCCCCTTCTTGACAGGATGGAGGTCATCAAGATCCCCGGGTACGTCTGGCAGGAGAAGAAGATGATAGCAAAAAAGCACCTCTTCCCCAGGATCCTGAAGGAGCACGGACTGACCTCGAGGCAGCTGACCATAACTACGGGCGGCTTGGAGCGCATAATCAGCGACTACACGAGGGAGGCAGGAGTGAGGGGCCTGGAGAGGGAGCTGGCCAAGATATGCCGCAAGGTGGCCAGGCGAATAGTCGAGGACGGGAAAGTCATGGAAAAGAGGCTTTCGATCGGAGTGAGGCGCCTGAAGGACTATCTAGGGCCCCCTAAGCTGCACGATCCCAGGCTTCCCACGGACAAGGAGGTAGGCTCCGTCGTCGGGCTGGCCTGGACGGAGACGGGCGGGGACGTGCTCGTGATAGAGGCGGCGACGATGAAGGGCAAGGGAGAGGTCACCCTGACCGGGAACCTTGGGTCGATCATGCAGGAGTCCGCGCAGACGGCGATAGGATTCCTCCGCTCGAGCGCGGACAAGTTCGGCATCGGCGATGTTGACTGGAAGAACATCGACGTTCACCTGCACGTGCCAGAGGGCGCCATTCCGAAGGACGGTCCCTCGGCGGGGATAACCATGGCAGTGGCGATCCTGTCGGCGGTCAGGAACAGCCCCGTGCTGCCGGACATCGCCATGACGGGGGAGGTCTCCCTGCAGGGAAAGGTCCTCCCTGTGGGAGGCATAAGGGACAAGATACTGGCCGCAAAGAGACAGGGAGTCAGCAATATCATCATCCCGCTCGCCAACAAGCTCGACGTCGAGGAGATCCCGGACTGGTCGAGGGACGGGATCAGCTTCCACTACGTGGAC is a genomic window containing:
- the lon gene encoding endopeptidase La, yielding MEAEPVEPRRCYVLPVRDIVVFPGIIAPLFVGRPRSLKAIEMAMLQDRNVLVVAQKEMLDDDPRIEDLYTVGTVCGILQMVRIPDGTTKVLIEGVERVKVLSYGRGRETLEAEVVSLPWEDEYSPNLEALKRSVLEQFEKYVTLHPRIPAEVLISVMNVDDPRQISDLVGSHLSMKVDRKQKLLETVNLERALKYLLRILLEEVDILKLEHAIQDKVRQEVERGHKEYYLREQLKVIQDELGQGEKPSEIDEFREKIEEADMPEAAYNKSLHELDRLSKMPLMSAEATVVRTYIDWLVSLPWNKATPDNLDIDRARKVLDDDHYGLEKVKERILEYLAVRKLAKDRMRGQVLCFVGPPGVGKTSLGKSIAKALERKFVNMSLGGMRDEAEIRGHRRTYVGAMPGRILQKIRQAGAMNPVLLMDEIDKLGQDFRGDPAAALLEVLDPEQNSAFTDHFMEVPFDLHNVIFITTANVVHTIPKPLLDRMEVIKIPGYVWQEKKMIAKKHLFPRILKEHGLTSRQLTITTGGLERIISDYTREAGVRGLERELAKICRKVARRIVEDGKVMEKRLSIGVRRLKDYLGPPKLHDPRLPTDKEVGSVVGLAWTETGGDVLVIEAATMKGKGEVTLTGNLGSIMQESAQTAIGFLRSSADKFGIGDVDWKNIDVHLHVPEGAIPKDGPSAGITMAVAILSAVRNSPVLPDIAMTGEVSLQGKVLPVGGIRDKILAAKRQGVSNIIIPLANKLDVEEIPDWSRDGISFHYVDRVENVFDRALEGTS